The following proteins are co-located in the Acidimicrobiales bacterium genome:
- a CDS encoding Zn-dependent alcohol dehydrogenase, with protein MRAAVVYEYGAPITVTDVTVSDQLGPKDVRVKIKASGLCHSDVSVQTGALPFPLPMIVGHEGAGIVTAVGDAVTTTKPGDHVVLSALIHCGVCEFCLKGRPNLCLWGLQTIFGGLNPDAAHPAGGFRAADPDGRDLYQFSSIGTLAEELVCNELHAIPIPDDVSFEAAALTGCGVLTGMSAVINRAKVEPGSSVVVIGCGGVGLNVIQTAAIQNAGMVIAVDLHDDKLEMARRFGATHTVKGGEGVDVPAAIIEITGLGADYVFEVVGAPPLVRQGWDSLKIDGTLVVIGVHPATSETTLPAAEFSQSEKTLMSCLYGTSRPTRDIPLAVELYRSGRYRLDDLVTHHFDLDDINDAVARMDSGHDARGVVVF; from the coding sequence GTGAGAGCAGCGGTCGTCTACGAGTACGGGGCGCCCATCACCGTCACCGACGTCACGGTGTCCGACCAGCTCGGGCCGAAGGACGTGCGGGTCAAGATCAAGGCCTCAGGGCTGTGCCATTCCGACGTGTCGGTGCAGACCGGCGCGCTGCCGTTCCCGCTGCCCATGATCGTCGGCCACGAGGGCGCCGGGATCGTCACCGCGGTCGGCGACGCTGTGACCACGACGAAGCCCGGGGACCACGTCGTGTTGTCGGCGCTGATCCACTGCGGCGTCTGCGAGTTCTGCCTCAAGGGTCGCCCGAACCTGTGCCTGTGGGGACTGCAGACCATCTTCGGTGGCCTGAACCCCGACGCCGCTCATCCCGCCGGCGGCTTCAGGGCTGCCGACCCGGACGGCCGTGACCTGTACCAGTTCTCGTCGATCGGCACGCTCGCCGAGGAGCTCGTCTGCAACGAACTCCACGCCATCCCGATCCCCGACGACGTCTCCTTCGAAGCCGCCGCCCTCACCGGTTGTGGCGTGCTCACCGGCATGTCGGCGGTGATCAACCGGGCGAAGGTCGAGCCCGGCTCGTCGGTCGTCGTGATCGGCTGCGGCGGCGTGGGGCTGAACGTGATCCAGACGGCGGCCATCCAGAACGCCGGGATGGTCATCGCGGTGGACCTCCACGACGACAAGCTGGAAATGGCCCGACGGTTCGGCGCCACCCATACCGTCAAGGGGGGCGAAGGCGTCGACGTCCCCGCGGCGATCATCGAGATCACCGGACTTGGCGCGGACTACGTGTTCGAGGTGGTCGGTGCACCGCCGCTGGTTCGCCAGGGTTGGGACTCACTCAAGATCGACGGGACCCTCGTGGTGATCGGCGTTCACCCGGCGACCTCCGAGACCACGCTGCCGGCAGCCGAGTTCTCCCAGTCCGAGAAGACGCTCATGTCGTGCCTGTACGGGACCTCCCGACCGACCCGGGACATCCCCCTGGCGGTGGAGCTCTACCGCAGTGGCAGGTACCGCCTCGACGACCTGGTGACCCACCACTTCGACCTCGACGACATAAACGACGCCGTCGCAAGGATGGACTCCGGGCACGATGCCCGGGGCGTCGTCGTTTTCTGA
- a CDS encoding APC family permease: MTATGPTDGSLRRELTLRDAVVLGLGSMIGAGIFAAFGPAAEAAGSWMLLSLVIAGFVAFCNATSSASLAALYPESGGTYVYGRQRLGDLWGYLAGWAFVVGKTASCAAMALTFGTYVAPDHARWPAVAVAVLLTVVNLAGVRKTAQLTMAIVAVVGSVLALVVVAGLGGGTADADRITDTGLDWGVVEGAGILFFAFAGYARIATLGEEVHDPARTIPRAIIGALLAALAIYAVVAVTALLAVGWEVLARSDAPLAAVADAGDLDALTPIVRIGGGVAAAGVLLSLLAGVTRTSFAMARNRHLPTRLASVSDRTGIPDLAQALVGVAVAVVVALVDLREAIGFSSFGVLLYYALANASAVTLGPGERRFPWWLSVAGVGGCLLLAFSLPTASVVIGSSVVGAGAVVWFVTTRIVEPVPVRRD; encoded by the coding sequence ATGACCGCCACCGGGCCGACCGATGGTTCCTTGCGGCGTGAGCTGACCCTGCGCGACGCGGTCGTGCTCGGTCTCGGGTCGATGATCGGCGCCGGGATCTTCGCCGCCTTCGGTCCGGCGGCGGAGGCCGCGGGGTCCTGGATGCTGCTGAGTCTCGTGATCGCCGGGTTCGTGGCGTTCTGCAACGCCACCTCGTCGGCGTCGTTGGCGGCTCTGTACCCCGAGAGCGGGGGCACCTACGTTTACGGCCGCCAGCGCCTCGGTGACCTGTGGGGGTATCTCGCAGGCTGGGCGTTCGTCGTCGGCAAGACGGCGAGCTGCGCGGCGATGGCGCTGACGTTCGGCACCTACGTTGCGCCCGATCACGCCCGCTGGCCCGCCGTCGCCGTCGCGGTCCTACTGACCGTCGTCAACCTGGCCGGAGTCCGCAAGACCGCCCAGTTGACGATGGCGATCGTTGCGGTGGTCGGTTCCGTGCTCGCGCTCGTCGTGGTCGCCGGCCTCGGTGGGGGCACCGCCGATGCGGACCGCATCACCGACACGGGGCTGGACTGGGGCGTGGTCGAGGGTGCGGGGATCCTGTTCTTCGCGTTCGCCGGCTACGCCCGGATCGCCACCCTCGGCGAGGAGGTCCATGACCCGGCCAGGACGATCCCCAGGGCGATCATCGGCGCTCTTCTGGCAGCGCTCGCGATCTACGCGGTCGTCGCCGTGACGGCGCTGCTCGCGGTGGGGTGGGAGGTCCTCGCGCGTTCGGATGCCCCCCTCGCCGCAGTGGCCGACGCGGGCGACCTCGACGCTCTCACACCGATCGTGCGCATCGGCGGCGGTGTCGCCGCGGCCGGTGTGCTCCTGTCGCTGCTGGCCGGTGTCACCCGGACGTCGTTCGCCATGGCACGCAACCGGCACCTCCCCACCCGGCTCGCGTCGGTCAGCGACCGCACCGGCATCCCGGACCTGGCACAGGCGCTCGTCGGGGTCGCGGTCGCCGTCGTGGTCGCCCTAGTGGACCTGCGTGAGGCCATCGGCTTCAGTTCATTCGGGGTGCTGCTCTACTACGCGCTCGCCAACGCGTCGGCGGTGACGCTCGGGCCTGGTGAACGGCGTTTCCCGTGGTGGTTGTCGGTGGCGGGCGTCGGCGGGTGCCTGCTGCTCGCGTTCTCCCTTCCGACGGCGTCGGTTGTCATCGGCTCATCCGTCGTCGGCGCGGGTGCGGTCGTGTGGTTCGTGACGACGCGCATCGTCGAACCGGTCCCTGTGCGAAGAGACTGA
- a CDS encoding type II toxin-antitoxin system CcdA family antitoxin: MTTTRSTFTLDESLADEARRLGVNISAAAREGVAAAVRAALASADRAAYEQNPERPDAFWAEAETWGEE, from the coding sequence ATGACAACGACCCGCTCGACATTCACGCTCGACGAGTCGCTCGCGGATGAGGCCCGGCGGCTCGGCGTCAACATCTCGGCCGCCGCCAGGGAGGGCGTCGCTGCGGCAGTCCGAGCCGCGCTGGCCAGTGCCGATCGAGCCGCGTACGAACAGAACCCCGAGCGCCCGGACGCGTTCTGGGCCGAGGCAGAAACCTGGGGAGAGGAATGA
- a CDS encoding cryptochrome/photolyase family protein, translated as MDTVWVFGDQLSVDIKSLAGRDPATTTVLLVESGATIGDRPWHRQRLHVVLAGMRRFAGELETAGFTVDLRPAPTFATGLRAHRERFSPDRVVAMEPMSWSGQTMLERLDVDIVGSNQFLCHRDDFAAWAAERDGRLRMEDFYRWQRQRLDVLMDGDAPEGGRWNYDDQNREPPPDGDPGWPEPVVDDLDDLDAAVLAGLPPSAVGADPTGIWPTDRAGALRRLERFIAHGLPRFGPHQDAMTESSWHLAHSLISPALNLGVLHPREVVDAAVDAYDRGEAPLASVEGFVRQIIGWREYVWGLYWLWMPGYRDVNELDADRPLPPMFVTGDTEMRCMSETLAGVEVHGYAHHIQRLMILSNFALIAGLDPQAFNAWMRERFVDAAEWVMLPNVLGMGLHADGGRMATKPYAASGAYIDRMSDHCAGCVYDRRARVGDNACPFTTLYWDFLARNEASLQGNGRMGRQLANLRRLSDIDDVRARAVEILGLAGDGSL; from the coding sequence GTGGACACGGTCTGGGTCTTCGGCGACCAACTCAGCGTCGACATCAAGAGCCTCGCCGGCAGGGATCCGGCGACCACCACGGTCCTGCTCGTCGAGTCCGGGGCGACCATCGGAGATCGCCCCTGGCACCGCCAGCGCCTGCACGTCGTCCTTGCCGGGATGCGTCGGTTCGCTGGGGAACTCGAGACGGCGGGATTCACCGTGGACCTGCGCCCGGCCCCCACGTTCGCCACCGGTCTCCGCGCGCATCGCGAGCGGTTTTCGCCCGACCGGGTGGTCGCGATGGAGCCGATGTCGTGGAGCGGGCAGACGATGCTGGAGCGGCTCGACGTGGACATCGTCGGCTCGAACCAGTTCCTGTGCCACCGGGACGACTTCGCCGCGTGGGCCGCCGAACGCGACGGACGCCTGCGGATGGAGGACTTCTACCGGTGGCAGCGTCAGCGCCTCGACGTCCTCATGGACGGCGACGCCCCCGAGGGCGGGCGGTGGAACTACGACGACCAGAACCGCGAGCCGCCGCCCGACGGGGATCCCGGATGGCCCGAACCGGTCGTCGACGATCTCGACGATCTCGACGCCGCCGTGCTGGCGGGTCTGCCGCCGTCAGCCGTCGGCGCCGATCCGACGGGGATCTGGCCGACGGACCGGGCCGGCGCGCTGCGGCGTCTCGAGCGCTTCATCGCCCACGGGCTTCCGCGATTCGGCCCGCACCAGGACGCGATGACGGAGTCGTCGTGGCACCTCGCCCACTCCCTGATCTCGCCGGCGCTGAATCTCGGCGTGCTGCATCCCCGGGAGGTCGTCGATGCCGCCGTCGACGCGTACGACCGTGGCGAGGCGCCGCTCGCCTCCGTGGAGGGGTTCGTCCGCCAGATCATCGGCTGGCGGGAGTACGTGTGGGGCCTGTACTGGCTGTGGATGCCCGGCTACCGGGATGTGAACGAACTCGACGCCGATCGGCCCCTACCGCCGATGTTCGTCACCGGCGATACCGAAATGCGGTGCATGAGCGAGACGCTCGCCGGTGTCGAGGTTCACGGGTACGCGCACCACATCCAGCGCCTGATGATCCTCTCGAACTTCGCGCTCATCGCCGGCCTGGACCCGCAGGCGTTCAACGCATGGATGCGGGAACGCTTCGTGGACGCCGCCGAATGGGTGATGTTGCCGAACGTGTTGGGCATGGGCCTGCACGCCGACGGCGGGCGGATGGCGACGAAGCCGTACGCCGCGAGCGGCGCGTACATCGACCGCATGAGTGACCACTGTGCGGGGTGCGTGTACGACCGCAGGGCCCGGGTCGGTGACAATGCGTGCCCGTTCACGACCCTCTACTGGGATTTCCTCGCCCGCAACGAGGCGAGCCTTCAGGGCAACGGCCGCATGGGCCGGCAGCTCGCCAACCTGCGCCGACTCTCCGATATCGACGACGTCCGCGCCCGTGCGGTCGAGATCCTCGGTCTCGCCGGGGACGGGAGCCTCTAG
- a CDS encoding SDR family oxidoreductase produces MRLEGKTCIVTGGASGIGEATVRRFVAEGAEVCIADRALDAAEALAAELGDATFAVGVDVRVEDQVKAVADAAMSRWGRVDVLVNNAGAELNRTYDEMTVEEWDMVMDTDLKGPWLFSKHVVPHMVAAGSGSVVYISSLNGIVGFPLSTAYGGAKGGLLVFTKDMAIELATSGVRFNCVCPGVILTPMMERWTEKMPDQDEAKKMLEGVMPIGRMGRPEEVAAAILFFASDDSTLCQGSVLSVDGGFVAQ; encoded by the coding sequence TTCGTCGCCGAGGGGGCCGAGGTCTGCATCGCCGACCGTGCCCTCGACGCAGCGGAGGCACTGGCCGCCGAACTCGGCGATGCCACCTTCGCCGTCGGCGTGGACGTCCGTGTCGAGGACCAGGTGAAGGCCGTGGCCGACGCCGCCATGAGCAGGTGGGGGCGCGTCGACGTCCTCGTCAACAACGCCGGCGCCGAACTGAACCGCACCTACGACGAGATGACCGTCGAGGAGTGGGACATGGTGATGGATACCGACCTGAAGGGTCCGTGGCTGTTCTCCAAGCACGTCGTCCCCCACATGGTCGCCGCGGGGAGCGGCAGCGTCGTCTACATCTCGTCGCTCAACGGAATCGTCGGCTTTCCTCTCTCCACCGCATACGGCGGGGCCAAGGGTGGCCTGCTGGTCTTCACGAAGGACATGGCGATCGAACTCGCCACCTCCGGTGTGCGGTTCAACTGCGTGTGTCCCGGGGTGATCCTGACGCCGATGATGGAGCGCTGGACCGAGAAGATGCCGGACCAGGACGAGGCCAAGAAGATGCTCGAGGGTGTGATGCCCATCGGGCGGATGGGCCGACCCGAAGAGGTCGCCGCGGCCATCCTGTTCTTCGCGTCCGACGACTCGACGCTGTGCCAGGGCTCGGTGCTGTCTGTCGACGGCGGGTTCGTCGCACAGTGA
- a CDS encoding type II toxin-antitoxin system PemK/MazF family toxin — translation MNRGEVWLAEAGRKRRPVLVLTRPEVLDVRTLVTVAEITTTIRGLAVEVGIDHRAMGLERYSVVNCDGLHTLAKSMLTRRVGDVDDDTMGRVCSALSYALSC, via the coding sequence ATGAACCGGGGTGAGGTCTGGCTCGCGGAAGCGGGTCGAAAGCGACGGCCCGTCCTCGTGCTCACCCGGCCCGAGGTTCTCGACGTACGCACTCTCGTCACCGTGGCCGAGATCACTACGACGATTCGCGGACTCGCGGTTGAAGTGGGGATCGATCACCGGGCCATGGGTCTCGAGCGCTATTCCGTCGTCAACTGCGACGGCCTCCATACCCTCGCGAAGTCCATGCTGACCCGGCGGGTGGGCGATGTCGACGACGACACGATGGGACGAGTGTGCTCGGCACTCAGCTACGCGCTCAGCTGCTGA
- a CDS encoding class I adenylate-forming enzyme family protein: MDREWVDVTTFGDLLVRGAQLWPDHDAVVFPDTRHTYASLLEAAERSARSLLGLGVTPGQHVGILMPNCMDYIEVMFGAAILGAWVIPINARFKGQEISYVLENGDIDVLFTSDIIDQHTDYVEILNGCFPELADAADVTDLRPAAAPKLRSIVLLGSSSPQGMLDRAGFEALAEGHDTEYVHLLRSRVAIRDVAMMMYTSGTTAEPKGCPMTHEQLVRTSVTAGRNRFEFTPEDVFWDPLPMFHMSTILPMIGCFDAGSTFVTLTHFDPATAIAQIRGENATMSFSTFPTVTQALLNHPDADDFPNIRLWNNVSSPDGLRKIHASLPHAKHINAYGLTECGGVVAFNEPSDPDEIRPISSGTPFRGIELRIRDMDTGEWLDEPGQRGQIWCRGYSVFEGYYKDAEKNAECFDDEGWFNTGDLGALDPEGRISYMGRFKDMLKVGGENVAAIEIESFIQTNDAISIAQVVAVPDEKYVEVPAAFVEFNPGASVTEEELIEFCKGEISSFKIPRYVREVKPGTWPMSGTKIQKFRLREDLCKELGIEMG; this comes from the coding sequence ATGGACCGGGAATGGGTTGACGTCACGACCTTCGGGGATCTTCTCGTCCGCGGCGCGCAGTTGTGGCCCGACCACGACGCGGTCGTCTTCCCCGACACACGCCACACCTACGCGTCGCTGCTGGAGGCGGCTGAGCGCTCCGCGCGTTCGCTGCTCGGCCTGGGCGTCACCCCGGGTCAGCACGTCGGCATCCTCATGCCGAACTGCATGGACTACATCGAGGTCATGTTCGGCGCCGCCATCCTGGGCGCCTGGGTGATCCCGATCAACGCCCGCTTCAAGGGCCAGGAGATCAGCTACGTCCTCGAGAACGGTGACATCGACGTCCTGTTCACGAGCGACATCATCGACCAGCACACCGACTACGTCGAGATCCTCAACGGCTGCTTCCCGGAACTGGCCGATGCCGCCGACGTCACCGACCTGCGGCCCGCGGCCGCGCCGAAGCTGCGCTCGATCGTCCTGCTCGGGTCCTCGTCGCCGCAGGGGATGCTGGACCGGGCCGGGTTCGAGGCGCTGGCCGAGGGCCACGATACCGAGTACGTACACCTGCTGCGGTCCCGGGTGGCCATCCGCGACGTCGCGATGATGATGTACACCTCGGGGACGACGGCCGAGCCCAAGGGTTGTCCGATGACCCACGAACAGCTCGTGAGGACGTCGGTGACGGCGGGTCGCAACCGCTTCGAGTTCACCCCCGAGGACGTGTTCTGGGATCCGCTGCCCATGTTCCACATGAGCACGATCCTGCCGATGATCGGCTGCTTCGACGCCGGCTCGACGTTCGTCACGCTCACCCACTTCGATCCCGCGACGGCCATCGCCCAGATCCGTGGCGAGAACGCGACCATGAGCTTCTCGACGTTCCCGACGGTCACCCAGGCGCTGTTGAACCACCCCGACGCGGACGACTTCCCGAACATCCGTCTGTGGAACAACGTCTCGTCGCCCGACGGTCTCCGCAAGATCCACGCGTCGCTGCCCCACGCCAAACACATCAACGCGTACGGGCTCACCGAGTGCGGTGGCGTGGTCGCGTTCAACGAGCCGTCGGACCCCGACGAGATCCGACCGATCTCGTCGGGTACGCCGTTCCGGGGCATCGAGTTGCGGATCCGCGACATGGACACCGGGGAGTGGCTCGACGAGCCGGGCCAGCGTGGCCAGATCTGGTGCCGCGGCTACAGCGTCTTCGAGGGCTACTACAAGGACGCCGAGAAGAACGCCGAGTGCTTCGACGACGAGGGCTGGTTCAACACCGGCGACCTCGGCGCGCTGGACCCCGAGGGTCGCATCTCCTACATGGGTCGCTTCAAGGACATGTTGAAGGTGGGTGGGGAGAATGTCGCCGCCATCGAGATCGAGTCCTTCATCCAGACCAACGACGCCATCTCGATCGCCCAGGTGGTCGCGGTGCCCGACGAGAAGTATGTCGAGGTGCCCGCGGCGTTCGTCGAGTTCAACCCCGGGGCCTCGGTCACCGAGGAGGAGCTCATCGAGTTCTGCAAGGGGGAGATCTCCTCGTTCAAGATCCCCCGCTACGTGCGTGAGGTGAAGCCCGGGACGTGGCCGATGTCGGGCACGAAGATCCAGAAGTTCCGCCTGCGCGAGGACCTCTGCAAGGAACTCGGCATCGAGATGGGCTGA
- a CDS encoding nuclear transport factor 2 family protein — MTLQDRIRALEDRDEIRELSTRYGLAMDERDVAEVRRIFTDDATLRSKDGVFAAEGLDAIIETYEGRWASLGPTFHVAHGQVLTLDPYDHDRATGRVTAHAEVVRDGTTMVAAVVYEDVYRRVDGSWRIADRNMGYFYYLPVEQYPSALPLRDRMLAYGTPAPATFPDPPLGQLMAADVSRSNLTVLSQFFASMAAFDVDGIAGCLHEDLVFELPFKDEPTLRDRTATLEMFRVIAERFVRFDLTLVEVVSSSDGDVVAARYTGDCVTSRGAVPYRNTYAGFFTFSDGRIIRWIEHANPLTTERLLRNLEAADS; from the coding sequence ATGACACTTCAGGACCGCATCAGGGCACTGGAGGACCGCGACGAGATCCGCGAGCTCTCGACTCGGTACGGGCTCGCGATGGACGAGCGCGACGTCGCCGAGGTGCGGCGCATCTTCACCGACGACGCAACGCTTCGGTCGAAGGACGGTGTCTTCGCCGCCGAGGGACTCGACGCCATAATCGAGACCTACGAGGGCCGCTGGGCCTCGCTCGGCCCGACGTTCCACGTCGCCCACGGGCAGGTACTCACACTGGATCCCTACGACCACGACCGGGCGACCGGACGGGTCACCGCCCACGCCGAGGTCGTACGCGACGGGACGACGATGGTCGCCGCGGTCGTCTACGAGGACGTCTACCGACGTGTCGACGGCTCCTGGCGCATCGCCGACCGCAACATGGGCTACTTCTACTACCTGCCCGTCGAGCAGTACCCGTCGGCACTACCCCTGAGGGACCGGATGCTCGCCTACGGCACCCCGGCGCCGGCGACCTTCCCGGACCCGCCACTCGGCCAGCTGATGGCAGCCGATGTCTCGCGATCGAACCTGACCGTTCTCAGTCAGTTCTTCGCCAGTATGGCCGCCTTCGACGTCGACGGGATCGCAGGGTGCCTGCACGAAGACCTCGTCTTCGAGCTCCCCTTCAAGGACGAGCCAACCCTGCGCGACCGCACAGCGACCCTTGAGATGTTCCGCGTGATCGCGGAACGCTTTGTCCGTTTCGACCTCACACTCGTCGAAGTGGTCTCATCATCTGACGGCGACGTCGTCGCTGCGCGCTACACCGGCGACTGCGTCACCTCCCGCGGTGCCGTGCCATACCGGAACACCTACGCCGGCTTCTTCACGTTCTCCGATGGACGGATCATCCGCTGGATCGAACATGCGAATCCGTTGACGACCGAGCGTCTGCTGCGGAACCTCGAGGCTGCCGACAGCTGA